In Pangasianodon hypophthalmus isolate fPanHyp1 chromosome 3, fPanHyp1.pri, whole genome shotgun sequence, a single genomic region encodes these proteins:
- the pdcd4a gene encoding programmed cell death protein 4a isoform X1 — translation MAAEVEAWNCAAQRDGVFSVGADEEAESVYDEELIDSEVNGNWTPQEKALHEARLKAKAKRRLRKSSSSRDSTRDSLSECVTGDVPDPHSPKGKTQTHDRKSRMGKGRGLPKKGGAGGKGVWGAAGLVYEMEEPDCKDPNYDESAQGDTVYATVVPELEEGELEKVMNPIIQEYFEHGDTKEVEMLLKDLNLGPRQCVFPSLAVCLSLECKASQRELTSRLLSDLIAKQVLNEGDMTTAFNHTLTQLPELILDTPDAPQMLGQFIARAIADHALPMDFLDQYKGKVDCEHARAALDRASVLLSMKRETVRLDNVWGVGGGQRPVKLLIKEMNLLLKEYLVSGELLEAEHCLRDLEVPHFHHELVYEAVLMVLESNGDAAIQSMVILLQSFWKSGLITLDQMNRGFQRVYDELPEISLDVPHAHSIMETFVDVCHQQSVITKQLRDACPSSRGRKRFVSEGDGGIIKS, via the exons GTGTGTTCTCAGTGGGGGCAGATGAGGAGGCGGAGTCAGTGTATGATGAGGAGCTGATTGACAGTGAGGTGAATGGGAACTGGACTCCACAGGAAAAGGCTCTTCATGAGGCCCGGCTCAAAGCAAAGGCTAAACGTCGTCTCAGGAAGTCGTCATCATCACGTGACTCCACCCGCGATTCTCTGTCTGAATGTGTGACCGGGGATGTGCCTGACCCTCACAGCCCTAAAGGAAAAACGCAAACACACGACAGGAAGTCTCGCATGGGAAAAGGACGAGGACTGCCCAAGAAAG GTGGCGCTGGGGGAAAGGGTGTGTGGGGAGCTGCTGGTTTGGTGTACGAGATGGAAGAACCAGACTGTAAAGATCCAAACTATGATGAGTCTGCACAG ggggacACAGTATATGCCACAGTGGTTCCTGAGCTGGAAGAAGGAGAGCTGGAGAAGGTCATGAACCCCATCATACAGGAGTACTTTGAACATGGAGACACTAAAGAGGTGGAG ATGCTCCTGAAAGACCTGAACCTGGGACCGCGACAGTGTGTGTTCCCATCtctggctgtgtgtttgtctctggaGTGTAAAGCCAGTCAGCGTGAGCTCACGTCCCGCCTGCTGTCTGACCTCATTGCAAAACAAGTCCTGAATGAGGGTGACATGACGACTGCCTtcaaccacacactcacacagctgcCTGAGCTCATCTTGGACACACCTGACGCTCCTCAG ATGCTGGGACAGTTTATTGCCCGAGCCATCGCTGACCACGCCCTGCCCATGGACTTCCTGGACCAGTACAAAGGAAAAGTGGACTGTGAGCATGCTCG GGCAGCTCTGGACCGAGCATCAGTCTTGCTGTCCATGAAGCGAGAGACTGTGCGATTGGATAACGTGTGGGGAGTGGGTGGTGGCCAGAGACCTGTCAAACTCCTTATCAAAGAG ATGAATCTGCTTTTAAAGGAGTACCTGGTCTCAGGTGAGCTGTTGGAGGCGGAACATTGTCTGCGCGACCTCGAGGTTCCACACTTCCACCACGAACTGGTCTATGAG gcggtgttgatggtgttggagTCTAATGGAGATGCAGCAATTCAGTCGATGGTGATACTGCTGCAGTCATTTTGGAAGTCTGGACTCATCACACTGGACCAGATGAACCGG ggcttCCAGCGTGTGTATGATGAGCTCCCGGAGATCAGCCTGGATGTTCCTCATGCTCACTCCATCATGGAGACGTTTGTGGATGTTTGTCATCAGCAGTCTGTCATCACCAAGCAGCTCAGAGATGCCTGCCCCTCCAG CAGGGGGAGAAAGCGGTTTGTGAGTgaaggagatggagggatcatTAAAAGCTGA
- the pdcd4a gene encoding programmed cell death protein 4a isoform X2: MAAEVEAWNCAAQRDGVFSVGADEEAESVYDEELIDSEVNGNWTPQEKALHEARLKAKAKRRLRKSSSSRDSTRDSLSECVTGDVPDPHSPKGKTQTHDRKSRMGKGRGLPKKGGAGGKGVWGAAGLVYEMEEPDCKDPNYDESAQGDTVYATVVPELEEGELEKVMNPIIQEYFEHGDTKEVEMLLKDLNLGPRQCVFPSLAVCLSLECKASQRELTSRLLSDLIAKQVLNEGDMTTAFNHTLTQLPELILDTPDAPQMLGQFIARAIADHALPMDFLDQYKGKVDCEHARAALDRASVLLSMKRETVRLDNVWGVGGGQRPVKLLIKEMNLLLKEYLVSGELLEAEHCLRDLEVPHFHHELVYEAVLMVLESNGDAAIQSMVILLQSFWKSGLITLDQMNRGFQRVYDELPEISLDVPHAHSIMETFVDVCHQQSVITKQLRDACPSRGRKRFVSEGDGGIIKS; the protein is encoded by the exons GTGTGTTCTCAGTGGGGGCAGATGAGGAGGCGGAGTCAGTGTATGATGAGGAGCTGATTGACAGTGAGGTGAATGGGAACTGGACTCCACAGGAAAAGGCTCTTCATGAGGCCCGGCTCAAAGCAAAGGCTAAACGTCGTCTCAGGAAGTCGTCATCATCACGTGACTCCACCCGCGATTCTCTGTCTGAATGTGTGACCGGGGATGTGCCTGACCCTCACAGCCCTAAAGGAAAAACGCAAACACACGACAGGAAGTCTCGCATGGGAAAAGGACGAGGACTGCCCAAGAAAG GTGGCGCTGGGGGAAAGGGTGTGTGGGGAGCTGCTGGTTTGGTGTACGAGATGGAAGAACCAGACTGTAAAGATCCAAACTATGATGAGTCTGCACAG ggggacACAGTATATGCCACAGTGGTTCCTGAGCTGGAAGAAGGAGAGCTGGAGAAGGTCATGAACCCCATCATACAGGAGTACTTTGAACATGGAGACACTAAAGAGGTGGAG ATGCTCCTGAAAGACCTGAACCTGGGACCGCGACAGTGTGTGTTCCCATCtctggctgtgtgtttgtctctggaGTGTAAAGCCAGTCAGCGTGAGCTCACGTCCCGCCTGCTGTCTGACCTCATTGCAAAACAAGTCCTGAATGAGGGTGACATGACGACTGCCTtcaaccacacactcacacagctgcCTGAGCTCATCTTGGACACACCTGACGCTCCTCAG ATGCTGGGACAGTTTATTGCCCGAGCCATCGCTGACCACGCCCTGCCCATGGACTTCCTGGACCAGTACAAAGGAAAAGTGGACTGTGAGCATGCTCG GGCAGCTCTGGACCGAGCATCAGTCTTGCTGTCCATGAAGCGAGAGACTGTGCGATTGGATAACGTGTGGGGAGTGGGTGGTGGCCAGAGACCTGTCAAACTCCTTATCAAAGAG ATGAATCTGCTTTTAAAGGAGTACCTGGTCTCAGGTGAGCTGTTGGAGGCGGAACATTGTCTGCGCGACCTCGAGGTTCCACACTTCCACCACGAACTGGTCTATGAG gcggtgttgatggtgttggagTCTAATGGAGATGCAGCAATTCAGTCGATGGTGATACTGCTGCAGTCATTTTGGAAGTCTGGACTCATCACACTGGACCAGATGAACCGG ggcttCCAGCGTGTGTATGATGAGCTCCCGGAGATCAGCCTGGATGTTCCTCATGCTCACTCCATCATGGAGACGTTTGTGGATGTTTGTCATCAGCAGTCTGTCATCACCAAGCAGCTCAGAGATGCCTGCCCCTCCAG GGGGAGAAAGCGGTTTGTGAGTgaaggagatggagggatcatTAAAAGCTGA